From Lysinibacillus sp. SGAir0095, the proteins below share one genomic window:
- a CDS encoding sigma-E processing peptidase SpoIIGA: MIGELLVLYNTLFNYFLLKFTQEITGLYVKRSRLLLSAFCSGLIASIFYQTLIGALLSFIVLIGLAFSFRLQSLLKQGTVLFITTFFLGGVLTSLLPFLLNQSDVTFFILCTAIAFIGLTVIHSKWREMMQSKIQHSFVVECDLELFKKSFSLKGFIDTGNECTEPMSGKPVHFLSYSAVSKDLPEDFHKALLEWDETNPYQLKMFPTYVYPRVRVLTLSTVQQERSTVLAFRFDKLKLCGATTKEIFEQYVVFTKQDARYPQDAQMILHVLAL, encoded by the coding sequence ATGATTGGAGAATTACTCGTACTATACAATACGTTATTCAATTATTTTTTATTAAAATTTACACAAGAAATAACGGGATTGTATGTGAAAAGGAGTAGGTTGCTACTTAGTGCATTTTGTAGTGGTCTGATTGCAAGCATTTTCTACCAGACATTAATTGGAGCCTTATTAAGTTTTATCGTATTAATTGGACTAGCCTTTTCCTTTAGACTCCAATCATTGTTAAAGCAAGGCACTGTACTATTTATTACAACCTTTTTTCTAGGTGGCGTTTTAACAAGCTTACTGCCTTTTTTATTAAATCAATCCGATGTCACCTTTTTTATATTATGTACAGCCATCGCCTTTATCGGTTTAACAGTGATTCACTCAAAGTGGAGAGAAATGATGCAATCAAAGATTCAACATTCATTTGTCGTAGAGTGTGACCTCGAACTATTTAAGAAATCATTCAGTTTAAAAGGATTTATTGATACTGGTAATGAATGCACGGAACCCATGAGTGGAAAACCAGTACATTTTCTCTCGTATTCGGCAGTATCCAAGGATCTACCTGAGGACTTCCATAAAGCCTTACTGGAATGGGATGAAACGAATCCTTATCAACTAAAGATGTTTCCTACGTATGTTTACCCTAGAGTAAGGGTATTAACGCTATCGACGGTTCAACAAGAACGGTCAACAGTGCTTGCTTTCCGGTTTGACAAACTAAAACTATGTGGTGCTACTACGAAAGAAATCTTCGAACAGTATGTTGTTTTCACTAAACAGGATGCGAGGTATCCACAAGACGCACAAATGATTCTTCACGTTTTGGCTCTTTAG
- the sigE gene encoding RNA polymerase sporulation sigma factor SigE, translated as MFNKIINFFRKIWSKFRLKGTYYIGGHDSLPVPLTREEEMTVIEAFMNGDLRARDTLIERNLRLVVYIARRFDNTGTPIEDLISIGSIGLIKAIETFNTEKNIKLATYASRCIENEILMHLRKTSRMKGEVSLDEPLNSDPDGNELLLSDILGTEEQIIMNDVEKKIERQHMFQAINGLSERERYIMECRFGLNGKQEMTQKEVADHLGISQSYISRLEKKIILDLREHLNQPIS; from the coding sequence TTGTTTAATAAAATAATTAATTTTTTTAGAAAAATTTGGAGTAAGTTTCGACTTAAGGGAACGTACTATATAGGAGGGCACGATTCATTGCCAGTACCATTAACTAGAGAAGAAGAGATGACAGTTATTGAAGCCTTTATGAATGGTGATTTGAGAGCAAGAGACACACTAATTGAAAGAAATCTTCGTCTTGTTGTTTATATTGCGAGACGTTTCGATAACACGGGAACGCCAATTGAAGATCTAATTAGTATCGGTTCTATTGGTTTAATAAAAGCCATTGAGACCTTTAATACAGAGAAGAATATTAAATTAGCAACTTATGCATCTAGATGTATTGAAAACGAAATCTTAATGCATTTACGAAAGACAAGCCGTATGAAGGGTGAAGTGTCGTTGGACGAGCCTTTAAATTCAGATCCAGATGGTAATGAGCTACTCCTTTCAGACATTCTTGGTACAGAAGAGCAAATTATTATGAATGATGTCGAGAAAAAAATTGAACGACAGCATATGTTCCAAGCCATAAACGGGCTAAGTGAACGGGAACGCTATATTATGGAATGCCGATTTGGTTTGAATGGAAAGCAGGAAATGACTCAAAAAGAAGTAGCAGACCATTTAGGGATTTCTCAATCCTATATTTCACGATTAGAAAAGAAAATTATTTTAGATTTACGTGAACATTTAAATCAACCAATTTCTTAA
- the sigG gene encoding RNA polymerase sporulation sigma factor SigG: MVRTKVELCGVDTASLPVLKHEEMRALFVRLQAGEEWVRDELVICNLRLVLSIVGRFSYRGEQADDLFQVGCIGLLKAIDHFDLKHNVRFSTYAVPMIIGEIRRHLRDHHALRVSRSLRDIAYKAMQAKEKFISENLHEPTIEQLAEAIEMKKEDVLYALDAIQDPLSLQEPIYSDGGDAVYIMDQLRDDDVSEEQWVAYVSVKESMQKLDERQQMILSKRFYYGETQTEIAKSLGISQAQISRLEKNAIETMQKDYKLG; this comes from the coding sequence ATGGTTCGTACTAAAGTAGAACTTTGTGGTGTAGATACTGCTTCTTTGCCAGTGCTAAAACATGAAGAGATGAGAGCGCTGTTCGTTCGCTTACAGGCTGGAGAAGAATGGGTAAGAGATGAACTGGTAATTTGTAATTTAAGGCTTGTGTTAAGTATTGTCGGTAGATTTTCCTACCGTGGCGAACAAGCAGATGACCTATTCCAAGTAGGTTGTATTGGTTTACTAAAAGCTATTGATCATTTTGATTTGAAGCATAATGTTCGATTTTCAACATATGCTGTACCAATGATCATTGGTGAAATTCGAAGACACTTGCGTGATCATCATGCTTTACGTGTTTCTAGATCCTTAAGGGATATAGCTTATAAAGCAATGCAAGCAAAAGAAAAATTTATTTCAGAGAATTTACACGAGCCTACAATTGAACAATTGGCAGAAGCCATTGAAATGAAAAAGGAAGATGTATTGTATGCACTGGATGCAATACAGGATCCTCTATCTTTGCAAGAGCCAATCTATTCAGATGGCGGTGATGCCGTTTATATTATGGATCAATTAAGAGATGATGATGTGTCAGAAGAACAATGGGTTGCATATGTAAGTGTAAAAGAAAGTATGCAAAAGTTAGACGAAAGACAGCAAATGATACTATCAAAACGATTCTATTACGGCGAAACACAAACTGAAATTGCAAAATCACTCGGCATATCTCAAGCGCAAATTTCTCGATTAGAAAAAAATGCAATTGAGACAATGCAAAAAGACTATAAATTAGGATAA
- a CDS encoding PRC-barrel domain-containing protein, translating into MRFSDVQQKEIIEAGNGRFIGYIVDAEVDEKTGNILAFLVSEPKKFMSFMQNDEQVRKVPISDVLVVGKDVILVREVT; encoded by the coding sequence GTGCGATTTTCTGATGTACAGCAGAAAGAAATTATTGAGGCTGGGAATGGACGTTTTATTGGATATATTGTTGACGCTGAAGTAGATGAAAAAACAGGAAATATACTTGCATTTTTAGTTTCTGAGCCAAAAAAATTTATGTCATTCATGCAAAATGACGAACAAGTGAGAAAAGTACCAATAAGTGATGTACTCGTAGTTGGAAAAGATGTCATTTTAGTAAGAGAAGTTACTTGA
- a CDS encoding YggS family pyridoxal phosphate-dependent enzyme produces MAKITENLQIINEKIEQAKFRSIAKQEVTIIAVTKQVSTERALEAVEAGIIHLGENRPEGLLTKKSEINNQAKWHYIGSLQTRKVKQVINEIDYLHSLDRFSLAEEINKRAQKTINCFVQANVSGEESKHGLTKDEVIPFIESIAQFENIRIVGLMTMAPNTEDDQIIRNVFRELKNLQQEVVKLNLPFAPCEELSMGMSNDFEIAVEEGATYVRIGTALVG; encoded by the coding sequence TTGGCAAAGATTACAGAAAACTTACAAATCATAAATGAAAAAATAGAACAAGCAAAATTTCGCTCCATTGCTAAACAAGAAGTTACAATAATAGCTGTTACAAAACAGGTTTCTACTGAAAGAGCTCTTGAAGCGGTGGAAGCTGGAATCATTCATCTCGGTGAAAATCGACCAGAAGGATTATTAACTAAAAAAAGCGAAATTAATAACCAAGCAAAATGGCATTATATTGGATCCTTACAAACAAGAAAAGTAAAGCAAGTAATAAATGAAATTGACTATCTCCATTCCTTAGATCGTTTCAGTTTAGCTGAAGAAATTAATAAAAGAGCACAAAAAACGATTAATTGTTTTGTGCAAGCAAATGTATCCGGAGAAGAATCAAAGCATGGGCTTACAAAAGATGAAGTCATTCCATTTATCGAGAGTATAGCCCAATTCGAAAATATTAGAATCGTGGGTTTGATGACAATGGCTCCTAATACAGAAGATGATCAAATAATCCGAAATGTATTTCGTGAATTAAAAAATCTACAACAGGAAGTTGTTAAGCTCAACTTACCGTTTGCACCTTGTGAAGAGCTTTCAATGGGGATGTCAAATGACTTCGAGATAGCAGTAGAAGAGGGTGCAACTTATGTAAGAATTGGAACAGCTCTTGTTGGATAG
- a CDS encoding cell division protein SepF, with amino-acid sequence MSMKNKIKNFFYLEEDEETVEVQAQSPVNLPKEQPLAKSRTKKERKVVDVESPAAQPPRNVVSLQAANSLKNSKVVIVEPRVYAEAQDISEHLKSKRAIIVNLQRIDREAGIRIIDFLSGTVYALGGDIQRIGTDIFLCTPENVEVSGEISNYFSEEY; translated from the coding sequence ATGAGCATGAAAAATAAAATCAAAAATTTCTTTTACCTAGAAGAAGATGAAGAGACTGTCGAAGTTCAGGCCCAAAGTCCAGTGAATCTTCCAAAAGAGCAACCGTTAGCAAAGTCACGTACTAAAAAGGAAAGAAAAGTTGTGGACGTTGAATCTCCTGCGGCACAACCACCTCGTAATGTTGTAAGCTTACAAGCTGCAAATTCGTTGAAGAATTCTAAAGTTGTAATTGTTGAGCCGCGTGTCTATGCTGAAGCCCAGGATATTTCTGAGCATTTAAAAAGTAAACGAGCTATCATTGTAAATTTACAACGAATTGATCGTGAAGCAGGAATTCGAATTATCGATTTCTTAAGTGGAACAGTTTATGCTTTAGGCGGAGATATTCAAAGAATAGGTACTGATATATTTTTATGTACGCCAGAAAATGTAGAGGTATCCGGTGAAATCTCTAACTATTTTTCTGAGGAATACTAG
- a CDS encoding YggT family protein translates to MLVSILNIISIAFSIYSFMLIIYILMSWVPAAQQSGFGRLLGKLCEPYLGFFRKFIPPIGMIDFSPIIGILLLSFIERGVKIVLLNIFNMVA, encoded by the coding sequence ATGTTAGTATCAATCTTAAATATTATTTCAATTGCATTTTCGATCTATTCGTTTATGCTAATCATTTATATTCTAATGTCTTGGGTTCCAGCTGCTCAGCAATCCGGATTTGGCCGTTTATTAGGAAAATTATGTGAGCCATATTTAGGCTTCTTTAGAAAATTTATTCCACCTATTGGGATGATTGATTTTTCTCCAATTATCGGAATTTTGCTATTAAGCTTTATTGAGCGAGGCGTAAAAATCGTACTTCTTAATATCTTTAACATGGTTGCATAG
- a CDS encoding RNA-binding protein translates to MEHLIQHFRKDEQTFIEKVIGWQREVEDRFAPKLTDFLDPRERFIVLSIIGQQNGLHVRTFGGFPDAERQRLFICPNYFEPISEDFQIAFFSVNYPTKFVQLKHPDVLGALLSLGIERSKFGDIRIETDTIQFAVVGEVQDYILANLTSIGKSKVKLEHVRATDQLITLAEEWFEKSYTVSSMRLDVILATVVNLSRQKSQSLIKAGKVKVNWSVREDTSFEVQEGDVISARGYGRIKVMMTEGRTKKDKIRLQVGRLEQK, encoded by the coding sequence ATGGAGCATTTAATCCAGCATTTTAGGAAAGATGAGCAAACTTTTATAGAAAAGGTCATTGGCTGGCAAAGGGAAGTAGAAGATCGTTTTGCGCCAAAGCTTACGGATTTTCTCGACCCACGGGAACGTTTTATTGTTTTATCCATTATCGGTCAGCAAAATGGTCTGCATGTAAGAACCTTTGGGGGATTTCCAGATGCTGAACGTCAAAGGCTTTTTATTTGCCCGAATTACTTTGAACCAATCTCTGAGGATTTCCAGATCGCTTTTTTCTCTGTGAACTATCCAACTAAATTTGTTCAGCTAAAACACCCGGATGTTTTAGGAGCTTTGTTATCTCTCGGTATTGAACGCAGTAAATTTGGGGATATTCGTATAGAAACAGACACGATTCAATTTGCCGTTGTAGGGGAAGTGCAAGATTATATACTAGCCAACCTAACTTCGATTGGGAAATCGAAAGTAAAGCTTGAACATGTGAGAGCTACAGATCAATTAATCACGTTAGCTGAAGAATGGTTTGAAAAATCATATACCGTTTCTTCGATGAGGTTAGATGTGATTTTAGCAACAGTGGTGAATCTATCTAGGCAAAAATCCCAAAGTTTAATCAAAGCTGGAAAAGTCAAAGTGAATTGGTCCGTTAGAGAAGATACTTCTTTTGAAGTACAAGAAGGCGATGTAATCTCTGCTAGAGGTTATGGTAGAATAAAAGTCATGATGACTGAAGGTAGAACAAAAAAGGATAAAATCCGACTACAAGTAGGACGATTAGAGCAAAAATAG
- a CDS encoding DivIVA domain-containing protein, with translation MPLSPLDIHNKEFTRGFRGYAEDEVNEFLDQIIKDYEIILREKKELEEKIKTMTEQMSHYNTLEETLQKSIVVAQEAAEEVRRNSQKESKLIIKEAEKNADRIVNEALGKARKIAIEIDELKKQSKVFRNRFKMLVEAQLDLLSTDDWDHLMEYDVGLTDIQKHARKETDEIEITSEELNKLL, from the coding sequence ATGCCATTATCACCTCTTGATATACATAATAAAGAATTTACTAGAGGCTTCCGCGGCTATGCAGAAGACGAGGTAAACGAATTTCTTGATCAAATCATTAAAGATTATGAAATTATTCTTCGTGAGAAAAAAGAGTTAGAAGAGAAGATAAAAACAATGACCGAACAAATGAGTCATTATAATACATTGGAAGAAACGTTGCAAAAATCGATCGTTGTTGCTCAAGAAGCTGCAGAAGAAGTTCGTCGCAATTCCCAGAAAGAATCGAAACTTATTATTAAAGAGGCAGAGAAAAATGCTGACCGCATCGTGAATGAAGCATTAGGGAAAGCTCGTAAAATTGCAATTGAAATTGATGAGTTGAAAAAGCAGTCCAAAGTATTCCGCAATCGTTTTAAAATGTTGGTGGAGGCTCAATTGGACCTCTTAAGTACGGATGACTGGGATCATCTAATGGAATATGACGTTGGACTTACCGATATTCAAAAACATGCAAGAAAAGAAACAGATGAGATCGAAATAACAAGTGAAGAGTTAAATAAACTTTTATAA
- the ileS gene encoding isoleucine--tRNA ligase, translating into MVEYKDTLLMPKTDFPMRGNLPANEPKMQEKWNEMDIYAKVLERTQDRPHFVLHDGPPYANGDIHIGHALNKVLKDMINRHRSMTGYHVPYVPGWDTHGLPIEQALTNKGVKRKEMTVAEFRELCEKYAYEQVENQKSQFSRLGVRGDWENPYITLKPEFESRQIEVFGKMAEKGYIYKGLKPVYWSPSSESALAEAEIEYQDIKSPSIYVSFGIKDAKGVVPEDAKFIIWTTTPWTIPANLGISLNPEITYAVVAVNDNKFIIAKDLLETVSQTLEWENAEVVQEVKGQELEYVVAKHPLYDRDSLIMVGDHVTTDAGTGCVHTAPGHGEDDFQVSKRYGLEILSPINDQGCYTNEAPGFEGLFYDDANKVVTEKLKEAGALEKLSFFSHSYPHDWRTKKPVIYRATPQWFCSVEAFRDELLKAVEDTTFTPAWGETRLYNMIRDRGDWCISRQRAWGVPIPVFYTENGEEIITPETIAHVSKLFREHGSNIWFQWEAKELLPEGFTHPGSPNGKFSKENDIMDVWFDSGSSHQGVLVERGMKYPADLYLEGSDQHRGWFNSSLITSVAINGYAPYKGLLTHGFVLDGDGRKMSKSLGNVIIPEKVMNQYGADILRLWVASVDYTGDVRISMDMLKQISEVYRKIRNTLRFLHGNVSDFNPKTDRVAYDDLREMDQYMYMRVQDVLKAVRSAYDRYEFASVYHTINNFVAVELSAFYLDVAKDVVYIEGKDNQDRRAMQTVMYDTLQTLLKVLTPILPHTTDELWSYLNEEEVSVQLTDFPEVDEHSNFPELRTKWEKVIVVRDEVLKALEEARNAKTIGKSLEAKLTIFANEEVTALLNDPAVNFAQSCIISQLEVVTGKESAPENALVLEKTSIIVEKADGEKCERCWSYSETVGQNEAHSTLCSRCADVVEKYYV; encoded by the coding sequence ATGGTCGAGTACAAAGATACGTTATTAATGCCAAAGACGGATTTCCCAATGCGCGGAAATTTACCAGCAAACGAACCAAAAATGCAAGAAAAATGGAATGAAATGGACATTTACGCAAAAGTTTTAGAGCGTACACAAGACCGTCCGCATTTCGTATTACACGATGGCCCTCCATATGCCAACGGAGATATTCACATCGGTCATGCGTTAAACAAAGTCCTTAAAGATATGATTAACCGTCATCGTTCAATGACTGGTTACCACGTACCGTATGTACCAGGTTGGGATACGCACGGTTTACCAATTGAGCAGGCCCTTACAAACAAAGGTGTAAAACGTAAAGAAATGACTGTAGCGGAGTTCCGCGAGCTATGTGAGAAATATGCATATGAGCAAGTTGAAAATCAAAAATCTCAATTCAGCCGTTTAGGAGTTCGTGGAGACTGGGAAAATCCATATATCACACTTAAACCTGAATTTGAATCACGTCAAATTGAAGTATTCGGTAAAATGGCTGAAAAAGGCTATATCTATAAAGGTCTAAAACCAGTTTATTGGTCTCCTTCTTCAGAATCAGCTCTTGCAGAAGCAGAAATAGAATATCAAGATATTAAATCTCCTTCAATTTATGTAAGCTTCGGTATTAAGGATGCAAAGGGCGTTGTTCCTGAAGATGCAAAATTCATCATCTGGACAACGACACCATGGACAATTCCTGCAAACTTAGGGATTTCTTTAAATCCTGAAATTACTTATGCAGTAGTGGCTGTAAATGATAACAAATTTATCATTGCAAAGGATTTATTAGAAACAGTTTCTCAAACACTTGAATGGGAAAATGCGGAAGTTGTTCAAGAAGTTAAAGGACAAGAGCTTGAATACGTAGTTGCGAAACACCCATTATACGACCGCGATTCATTAATTATGGTTGGTGATCACGTTACGACTGATGCTGGTACAGGATGTGTTCATACGGCTCCTGGTCATGGTGAAGACGACTTCCAGGTTAGTAAGCGATACGGTCTAGAAATATTAAGCCCAATCAATGACCAAGGCTGCTATACGAATGAAGCACCTGGATTCGAAGGTTTGTTCTATGATGATGCAAACAAAGTGGTAACTGAAAAGTTAAAAGAAGCTGGCGCTTTAGAAAAGCTATCCTTCTTCTCTCACTCGTACCCACATGACTGGCGTACGAAAAAACCAGTAATTTATCGTGCTACACCACAATGGTTCTGTTCTGTAGAAGCATTCCGTGATGAGCTATTAAAAGCGGTTGAAGATACAACATTCACGCCAGCTTGGGGTGAAACTCGACTTTATAATATGATTCGTGACCGTGGAGACTGGTGTATTTCACGTCAACGTGCGTGGGGAGTACCAATTCCAGTATTCTACACTGAAAATGGTGAAGAAATTATTACACCTGAAACGATTGCCCATGTGTCAAAGTTATTCCGTGAACACGGGTCAAATATCTGGTTCCAGTGGGAAGCAAAAGAATTACTTCCAGAAGGATTTACTCATCCAGGAAGTCCAAACGGGAAGTTCTCCAAAGAAAATGACATCATGGACGTATGGTTCGATTCTGGTTCATCTCACCAAGGTGTACTTGTAGAGCGTGGTATGAAATATCCAGCTGACCTTTATTTAGAGGGATCTGACCAACACCGTGGATGGTTTAACTCATCATTAATTACATCTGTAGCAATTAATGGCTATGCACCATATAAAGGACTTTTAACACACGGTTTCGTATTGGATGGCGATGGCCGCAAAATGAGTAAATCTTTAGGAAATGTTATCATTCCTGAAAAAGTTATGAATCAATATGGGGCTGATATCCTTCGTTTATGGGTTGCTTCAGTGGACTACACTGGGGACGTTCGTATCTCAATGGATATGTTAAAACAAATTTCGGAAGTATATCGTAAAATCCGTAACACACTTCGTTTCTTGCATGGAAACGTGTCTGATTTTAATCCTAAAACGGACCGCGTAGCTTACGATGATCTACGTGAAATGGATCAATACATGTATATGCGCGTACAGGATGTATTGAAAGCGGTTCGTTCTGCGTATGATCGTTATGAATTTGCTTCTGTATACCATACAATTAATAACTTTGTTGCAGTAGAATTATCTGCATTCTATTTAGATGTAGCAAAAGATGTTGTGTACATTGAAGGAAAAGATAATCAAGATCGTCGTGCAATGCAAACGGTGATGTATGATACTCTCCAAACTTTATTAAAAGTGCTAACACCAATCTTGCCACACACAACTGATGAGTTATGGTCTTACTTAAACGAAGAGGAAGTATCAGTTCAATTGACAGACTTCCCGGAAGTTGACGAGCATAGCAATTTCCCAGAGCTTCGTACAAAATGGGAAAAAGTAATTGTCGTGCGTGACGAAGTATTAAAAGCACTTGAAGAAGCTCGTAATGCGAAAACAATCGGAAAGTCATTGGAAGCAAAGCTTACAATCTTTGCAAATGAAGAGGTTACAGCACTATTAAATGATCCAGCGGTTAATTTTGCACAAAGCTGCATCATTTCTCAGCTTGAAGTGGTGACAGGTAAAGAAAGTGCACCTGAAAATGCTCTTGTATTAGAAAAAACTTCTATTATTGTTGAAAAAGCAGACGGAGAAAAATGTGAACGCTGCTGGTCTTATTCTGAAACTGTAGGTCAAAACGAAGCACACTCTACATTATGTAGTCGATGTGCAGATGTAGTTGAAAAATACTACGTTTAA
- a CDS encoding ISL3 family transposase, whose product MNFNRNIPGLKGVTVHKIEEIGERIALYVSIPKKEHQCPDCNKMTSKIHDYRIQKIKHLKWFERLTILFYKRRRYVCECGKRFSEKSPFVDKYQRYSKEWNQVVGIRSVKAKTFKEAAEVLGTSSSTVIRRFKKVVKEQLNEGVHLPKCIAIDEYKGDTDAGTYQLIIANAETHEPIDILPNRRKETIKDYLMTYGSDVEVVVMDMNPSFKAAVKKALNRPIIIADRFHYCRYIYWALDEVRRKVQKDWHPYDRKKCKKMRHVLYKRFDKLTEKNRWYLNRYTGMSKELKQAYELKEAYCKWFDWAKTTNDIAEVKNRLEAYYRKVEEANIPAFIKAIQTFKNWQVEILNSFSFGYSNGFLEGINNKSKVMKRNAYGFRSFKHFKAKILLNDLYKEFGVHLG is encoded by the coding sequence ATGAATTTTAACAGAAATATCCCAGGATTAAAAGGTGTAACTGTTCATAAGATTGAAGAGATCGGGGAGCGTATCGCTCTTTACGTTTCAATTCCGAAGAAAGAACATCAGTGTCCAGACTGTAATAAAATGACCTCTAAAATACATGATTATCGAATTCAAAAAATTAAACATTTAAAATGGTTTGAACGATTAACCATCCTTTTCTATAAACGTCGACGTTATGTATGTGAGTGCGGAAAACGCTTCTCGGAAAAATCTCCTTTCGTGGATAAGTATCAACGTTACTCAAAAGAATGGAATCAAGTTGTTGGAATCCGTTCAGTAAAGGCAAAGACATTTAAAGAAGCAGCAGAAGTCCTTGGAACATCCAGTTCGACGGTAATTCGTCGCTTTAAAAAGGTGGTAAAAGAGCAGCTAAATGAAGGGGTCCATTTACCAAAATGTATTGCGATTGATGAATATAAAGGAGATACAGATGCGGGGACCTATCAACTAATCATTGCCAACGCTGAAACGCACGAACCAATTGATATTTTACCGAATCGTAGAAAAGAAACGATTAAGGATTATCTAATGACATATGGATCAGATGTAGAAGTCGTCGTAATGGATATGAATCCAAGCTTTAAAGCAGCTGTTAAAAAAGCCTTAAATCGTCCTATCATTATTGCCGATCGATTCCATTATTGTCGTTATATTTATTGGGCTCTAGACGAGGTGCGTCGTAAAGTGCAGAAGGATTGGCATCCATACGATCGAAAAAAGTGCAAAAAAATGCGTCATGTCTTATATAAACGCTTTGATAAGTTAACGGAAAAGAATCGATGGTATTTAAATCGCTACACGGGAATGTCAAAGGAATTAAAGCAAGCATATGAACTAAAAGAAGCCTATTGTAAATGGTTTGATTGGGCAAAAACGACGAATGATATTGCAGAAGTGAAGAATAGATTAGAAGCTTATTACCGTAAGGTAGAAGAAGCAAATATCCCAGCATTTATAAAAGCCATTCAAACCTTTAAGAATTGGCAAGTAGAGATCTTAAATAGTTTTAGTTTTGGCTATTCAAATGGTTTTTTAGAAGGAATTAATAATAAATCGAAGGTAATGAAACGTAATGCTTATGGTTTTAGGAGCTTTAAGCATTTTAAAGCAAAGATTTTATTGAATGATTTATATAAAGAATTCGGTGTTCATTTAGGTTAA
- the lspA gene encoding signal peptidase II, translating into MYKYYGIAAIVLILDQWTKWLVVKNMELGDRIVIWDPWFGLLSHRNRGAAWGMLEGQMWIFTIVTLIVIAGIIYYFHKEAKGKPAFGISLMILLGGALGNFIDRIFRGEVVDFADVLIPIINYDFPIFNIADAALTISVIMLILVMLREERNEKKKVK; encoded by the coding sequence GTGTATAAATACTATGGTATCGCTGCAATCGTTTTAATATTAGATCAGTGGACGAAATGGTTAGTTGTTAAAAATATGGAGCTTGGAGATCGAATCGTTATTTGGGATCCTTGGTTTGGCCTACTATCTCATCGCAATCGTGGTGCTGCATGGGGGATGTTAGAAGGGCAAATGTGGATTTTTACCATTGTAACGTTAATCGTTATTGCCGGTATCATCTATTACTTCCATAAAGAAGCAAAAGGAAAGCCGGCTTTTGGAATCAGCTTAATGATTTTACTTGGTGGTGCTTTAGGTAATTTTATCGACCGAATTTTTAGAGGAGAAGTTGTCGATTTTGCAGATGTACTAATTCCGATTATAAATTATGACTTCCCAATTTTTAATATTGCTGATGCAGCTTTAACGATTTCAGTTATCATGCTTATTTTAGTAATGCTTAGAGAAGAACGGAATGAAAAGAAAAAGGTGAAATAA